In Panicum virgatum strain AP13 chromosome 4N, P.virgatum_v5, whole genome shotgun sequence, a single window of DNA contains:
- the LOC120669888 gene encoding mediator of RNA polymerase II transcription subunit 13-like has protein sequence MWTNIFKIAELQTVSWFQFLPIEPDASTTKERSSKAEQKDALNNIVLSAYLNLQSEGFLSTWTNSFVGPWDPSQGEHNPDEKIKLWLFLPGRHSAVSEMAQTAVNKLRVASNGLWVAPGNSEEVATALSQALRNSLERSLRGLSYARFGDVFTKYNPPTRNQNSFRQAQPTVEFVFAATEEAIFVHVVISARYMRNLCSDDIEKVLTHSPRSVGEGLPVVVAPSGMLGRLVGCCPSDLVRQVYPSKSSAASLPGFTQPTVCQLRGQSYYVEVALGFPAASADKVSESEHIQIKKEMDSAKDSQLGVDGQRKVESPDSLPVLERTFIYPPEAVLVPMVHQAFVRFSSKRMCLQGLLGGSLWEAWPFWNFSPSSYFQNSSFLGSSRGLGVNSNFLRLRRKKNKCNGTASSISSVSSTSDGSERAVTTEGDLLADADSMACRQSDMPSNNDNAGSKMVSKRSHSEIMEVSSHAGKDVSENVQGTNGQVGRPWGWDDEGVVMDINILLSEFGDFSDFFQEEELDFGEPPGTAESQALVIPASNCGDVTFTDSPSTAMDIPEQRLSPVGFTSLDAFDHQIMAPAQDAVSKVQEPQKDIATPAQSQSLVLSSGRFDYLTKAEAMLTFAPEYAAVEVSVAEMPASLFTNPYLPRSKKPGSSSFSSRVYSYDVTQSSQIEPAGDKPEKPSKLTSGNPLRDVDSSNLYTLVEGRKKESEKSLNSTDIQPSKGETSPPISGVTSFSSSLVSQKKSDSMFNAGYFLLSMKTALATEIECITFQAALCRIRHTLLSLRSKASAEFSSTMSSFMQTDVSNKSDLTPKYDIRKKEMMPIRLSSDVEHETHDRSLMESVGVWRPVVTPKGSNSLEPLSAKTLTGASPSLSMQRQPVVDLLFAMALLVQQSTSFVDISLDMDDGDGSFFWLSLDEQKRRGFSCDPSMVHAGCGGLLGTCHSKDCAGVDLVDPLCAEVSESSMFSLLQSDIRTALKSAFGNMDGPLSVIDWCRGRSNPAESAASGDAYSFQYSTGDIRESSSTTSIGGDSMSPPQPTSSNRGTSELEHQKGYHRVRPTIAVLPSPSVLVGYQDDWLKASVNGLKTWEKAPFEPYASPKPVTYYALCPDIDMLTSAATDFFLQLGTVYEVCKLGTHSPQNSGGQMELSPGKYLPSGLVLVECPDQLKKVGNNYLSPISSISDYLLAFSKHWSVKSFVTSVSRILRDIKLTSSISTNQKESSSGPCTVIYVVCPFPDPCAILQTLVESSVALGYVISSPERERKSLYFQVAKAQNSSASADEASASNVVMLSGFSIPKLVLQIVTIETLLRIDKSSNELAVLKDIAFTVYNKARRIPRAVSTNDMFQSPTYLGRSQSMMMHVTSPAPTLWKECLVPRMSGPTLPRETDFDAPMRSATWDNSWQPARAGGLLDPSKIPDLFAQDDRKYAFEPLFILADPGSVDPNASMESSKSGADAGGSGVYGSISGSTSDSGVSPLLDGSESDRAASLHCCYGWTEDWRWLVCIWTDARGELLDSLIFPFGGISSRQDTKVLQSLFIQILQQGCQIMSSSPEASNMRPRDVIITRTGGFLELEIQEWQKAIYSFGGNEVKKWPVQLRRSIPEGISSNSNGPTLQQQDMTLIQDRNMPSSPNPLYSPHSKASYMKGGLGQSGNKKQILVEQTGMDSSRGSLHLVRSISLVAVSQDHSLHLTCQADLLTRPASGEGNQGGSGTSSYLEGFTPVKSIGSMPASHSYLLVPSPSMRYLSPATLQLPTCLTSESPPLAHLLHSKGTAIPLAMGYIISKAIPPIRRDSAQVTREDRPSVLSVSIIDHYGGSIGTVQEKMSRGSGGSNMSKQARNFTQETSTRDYEMEMHNVLETVAAELYSLSWLTVSPVYTERRTALPFHCDMVLRLRRLLHYADRHLTQPAEKGERA, from the exons ATGTGGACCAACATTTTCAAAATA GCGGAGCTCCAAACAGTTTCATGGTTTCAGTTTCTTCCTATCGAACCGGATGCAAGTACAACTAAAGAGAGAAG TTCAAAGGCTGAGCAGAAAGATGCTCTTAATAACATTGTGCTTTCGGCATATCTTAACTTACAAAGTGAAGGCTTCCTAAGTACCTGGACGAATTCCTTTGTTGGTCCATGGGATCCATCTCAAGGAGAGCATAACCCTG ACGAGAAGATCAAGCTCTGGTTGTTTCTTCCTGGCCGCCACTCAGCGGTATCTGAAATGGCCCAAACTGCTGTAAACAAACTAAGAG TTGCGTCAAATGGTTTATGGGTAGCCCCAGGCAACTCAGAAGAGGTAGCAACTGCACTGTCTCAGGCCTTAAGAAATTCTTTAGAAAG ATCACTAAGAGGTCTTTCCTATGCAAGATTTGGCGATGTTTTTACAAAATACAACCCCCCTACAAGAAATCAGAACAGCTTTAG GCAAGCGCAGCCTACAGTAGAGTTTGTCTTTGCTGCCACTGAGGAAGCAATATTTGTGCACGTGGTAATATCTGCTCG GTACATGCGGAACCTTTGTAGTGATGACATAGAGAAAGTTCTCACTCATTCTCCTCGCTCTGTTGGTGAAGGTCTTCCAG TTGTTGTTGCTCCTAGTGGAATGCTGGGCAGGCTTGTCGGCTGTTGTCCAAGTGATCTTGTGAGACAAGTATATCCAAG CAAATCCTCGGCAGCTAGTTTGCCAGGTTTTACCCAACCTACTGTATGTCAGCTGAGAGGCCAAAGTTATTATGTTGAAGTTGCACTTGGCTTTCCTGCTGCTTCAGCTGACAAAGTTTCTGAATCAGAACATATTCAGATTAAAAAAGAAATGGATTCAGCGAAGGACTCTCAGTTGGGTGTTGATGGACAGCGAAAGGTAGAATCACCTGATAGCCTTCCAGTTCTTGAGAGGACATTCATTTACCCACCTGAGGCTGTTTTGGTACCTATGGTCCATCAAGCATTCGTTCGTTTTTCTAGCAAAAG AATGTGTTTACAGGGCCTGCTGGGAGGTTCATTATGGGAGGCATGGCCATTCTGGAATTTTTCTCCATCTTCTTACTTTCAGAACAG CTCTTTCCTCGGATCTTCTCGTGGACTTGGAGTGAATTCTAATTTTCTGAGactaagaagaaaaaagaacaagtgcaacGGCACGGCTAGTAGTATTAGTAGTGTGAGTAGCACTTCTGATGGAAGTGAACGTGCAGTTACTACTGAAGGCGATCTTTTAGCTGATGCTGACTCTATGGCATGCCGTCAGTCTGATATGCCTTCCAACAACGATAATGCCGGTAGCAAGATG GTATCCAAGCGTTCCCATTCTGAAATAATGGAGGTTTCTTCTCATGCTGGCAAAGATGTCAGTGAAAATGTACAAGGCACAAATGGTCAAGTTGGGCGCCCTTGGGGCTGGGATGATGAGGGTGTTGTGATGGACATCAATATACTTCTCTCAGAGTTTGGAGATTTTAGCGACTTCTTTCAAGAAGAGGAGTTAGATTTTGGTGAG CCTCCAGGTACTGCTGAATCACAAGCTCTAGTGATTCCTGCTTCCAACTGTGGAGATGTCACATTCACAGATAGTCCATCCACAGCAATGGATATCCCTGAACAAAGACTTTCTCCTGTTGGTTTCACATCTTTGGATGCGTTTGACCACCAAATTATGGCCCCTGCTCAGGATGCTGTTTCTAAAGTTCAAGAACCTCAGAAAGATATTGCAACACCTGCACAGTCCCAGTCGTTAGTTTTATCATCTGGAAGATTTGATTATCTTACCAAGGCTGAAGCAATGCTCACATTTGCTCCAGAATATGCAGCTGTTGAAGTTTCTGTTGCTGAGATGCCAGCATCTTTGTTTACAAATCCGTACTTGCCCAGATCAAAGAAACCAGGCAGTTCTAGTTTTAGTTCAAGAGTTTATTCATATGATGTCACACAGAGTTCTCAAATCGAGCCTGCAGGAGACAAGCCTGAGAAGCCTTCTAAACTAACATCTGGTAATCCTTTACGTGATGTTGATTCATCAAACTTATACACACTTGTCGAAGGTAGGAAGAAAGAGAGTGAGAAGAGCTTAAACAGTACCGACATACAGCCAAGTAAGGGAGAAACATCACCACCTATTTCTGGTGTGACTTCATTTAGTTCTTCTCTTGTTTCACAAAAGAAGAGTGACAGCATGTTTAATGCCGGGTATTTTCTGCTATCTATGAAGACTGCTCTTGCAACTGAAATTGAATGCATCACCTTCCAGGCTGCCTTGTGCAGAATTAGGCATACCCTATTGTCTTTGAGAAGCAAGGCGTCTGCTGAGTTTAGCAGCACAATGTCTAGTTTTATGCAGACAGATGTCAGCAATAAATCAGACCTCACCCCCAAGTATGAcataagaaagaaagaaatgatGCCCATAAGGTTGTCCAGTGATGTTGAGCATGAAACTCATGACAGATCCTTGATGGAAAGTGTGGGAGTTTGGAGGCCGGTTGTTACTCCTAAAGGGTCAAACTCCCTTGAGCCTTTGTCTGCTAAAACATTaactggtgcaagcccaagTCTGTCTATGCAAAGGCAGCCTGTTGTGGATCTTCTCTTTGCCATGGCATTACTTGTTCAACAATCTACTTCATTTGTTGATATTTCACTTGATATGGATGATGGGGATGGTTCCTTTTTCTGGCTTTCCCTGGATGAGCAAAAGAGACGTGGGTTTTCTTGTGATCCTTCAATGGTTCATGCTGGCTGTGGTGGTCTATTAGGAACATGCCATTCGAAGGATTGTGCTGGTGTTGATTTAGTTGATCCACTTTGTGCTGAG GTTTCAGAGTCATCCATGTTTAGCTTGTTGCAGTCAGATATAAGGACAGCTCTCAAATCTGCCTTTGGAAACATGGATGGCCCATTATCAGTGATTGATTGGTGCAGAGGTCGAAGCAATCCAGCTGAGTCAGCAGCTTCGGGAGATGCCTACTCTTTTCAGTACTCCACTGGTGATATCCGGGAGTCATCAAGCACTACGTCCATTGGTGGAGATTCAATGAGCCCACCTCAGCCAACCAGTAGCAACCGAG GCACTTCAGAGCTGGAGCACCAGAAGGGATATCACCGTGTCAGACCAACCATTGCTGTCCTCCCTTCACCTTCTGTGCTTGTCGG TTACCAGGATGATTGGTTGAAAGCCTCGGTGAATGGTCTTAAGACTTGGGAGAAAGCTCCTTTTGAGCCTTATGCCTCGCCCAAGCCT GTTACTTACTATGCACTTTGCCCCGATATTGATATGCTTACTTCAGCAGCCACTGATTTTTTCTTGCAGCTTGGAACAG TTTATGAAGTTTGCAAACTGGGAACTCATTCACCACAAAACAGTGGAGGACAAATGGAACTGTCTCCGGGAAAATATTTGCCTTCAGGACTTGTTCTAGTTGAGTGTCCTGATCAGTTGAAGAAGGTTGGCAACAACTACTTAAGTCCCATCAGTTCGATAAGTGACTATCTTCTAGCTTTTTCGAAACATTGGAGTGTGAAAAGCTTTGTGACATCTGTGTCGAGGATACTCAGGGATATAAAACTCACTTCAAGCATCTCTACAAATCAAAAAGAGAGCAGTAGTGGACCTTGCACT GTAATTTATGTGGTCTGCCCATTTCCAGATCCCTGCGCAATTCTACAGACACTAGTAGAATCTTCTGTTGCTCTTGGATATGTTATTTCATCCCCGGAGAGGGAAAGGAAGTCACTGTATTTCCAGGTTGCCAAAGCACAAAACAGCAGTGCTTCTGCAGATGAAGCATCGGCATCAAATGTTGTAATGCTATCTGGGTTCAGTATACCTAAGCTCGTGTTGCAGATTGTTACTATTGAAACGTTACTGAGAATTGATAAGTCAAGCAATGAGCTTGCTGTTTTGAAGGACATAGCATTCACAGTGTATAACAAGGCCCGGCGAATCCCACGAGCTGTTTCCACAAACGACATGTTTCAGTCACCTACTTATTTGGGTAGATCTCAGTCTATGATGATGCATGTTACATCGCCTGCTCCTACACTTTGGAAAGAATGCTTAGTTCCTCGGATGTCTGGACCAACTCTCCCTCGAGAGACAGATTTTGATGCACCCATGAGGTCAGCAACATGGGATAACTCATGGCAGCCTGCTCGTGCTGGAGGACTGCTGGACCCAAGTAAGATCCCAGATTTATTTGCTCAAGATGATAGGAAGTATGCTTTTGAGCCACTTTTCATACTAGCAGACCCTGGGTCTGTTGATCCTAATGCTTCAATGGAATCGTCAAAATCTGGAGCAGATGCTGGTGGCAGCGGGGTTTATGGATCAATCTCAGGAAGCACCTCTGATAGTGGTGTGAGCCCTCTACTCGATGGATCTGAGAGTGACAGAGCAGCAAGTCTCCATTGCTGCTATGGTTGGACTGAGGACTGGCGATGGTTAGTATGCATCTGGACAGATGCTAGAGGAGAGTTATTGGATAGCCTAATATTTCCTTTTGGTGGTATTAGTAGCCGCCAAGACACTAAAGTTCTCCAAAGTCTTTTCATTCAAATTCTGCAGCAAGGTTGTCAAATAATGTCGTCTTCACCTGAGGCTAGCAATATGCGACCAAGAGATGTCATAATAACTCGTACTGGAGGTTTTCTTGAACTGGAAATTCAAG AATGGCAAAAGGCAATATATTCTTTTGGTGGTAATGAGGTCAAGAAGTGGCCTGTGCAGTTACGGCGATCCATACCTGAGGGTATTTCATCTAATTCTAATGGTCCTACACTCCAGCAGCAAGACATGACATTGATTCAAGATAGAAACATGCCTTCCTCACCAAATCCTTTGTATAGTCCTCATTCAAAAGCAAGTTACATGAAAGGTGGACTTGGACAATCAGGCAACAAAAAGCAGATCCTAGTGGAACAAACTGGGATGGACAGTTCAAGGGGTTCACTGCACTTAGTTCGGAGCATCAGTTTGGTTGCAGTTTCCCAAGATCATTCATTGCATCTCACATGTCAAGCAGATCTGTTGACCCGGCCTGCTTCTG GTGAAGGCAATCAAGGTGGCAGTGGTACTTCAAGTTACTTGGAAGGTTTCACTCCAGTTAAGTCCATTGGGTCAATGCCAGCATCACATTCATATCTCCTAGTTCCTTCTCCAAGTATGAGATACCTTTCTCCGGCAACATTACAGCTCCCGACATGCCTGACATCAGAATCTCCACCGCTTGCC
- the LOC120669852 gene encoding E3 ubiquitin-protein ligase GW2-like isoform X1 has protein sequence MGNRVGGRRRRPAVEERYTRPQGLYPHPDIDLRKLRRLILEAKLAPCHPGADDPRADLDECPICFLFYPSLNRSKCCAKGICTECFLQMKSPTSCRPTQCPYCKTLNYAVEYRGIKTKEEKGIEQLEEQRVIEAQIRMRQQELQEDAERMKNKQTAASADAVPTAQVESCVTDGTTTLVASSAQGNGSDALLSQVQHSELLLRNSEAFKQMRGNNFDMDLEEVMLMEAIWLSVQDQEALGNPGCAGATPPSIPSRPYDGSMTTMAEAASSGGLACAVAALAEKQHMHGESSSTTTCQKTRFDIISRSDRSSMEDLSIVGSSSSDSRVEEPSSSRTHRTIEGTEYSNDRWSEIAEAGTSHAGSDVTVEAAAANSAASVGSIIAPGSVPDSFEEQMMLAMALSLVDARARANSPGIAWR, from the exons ATGGGCAACCGGgtcggcgggaggcggcggcggccggcggtggaggagcggTACACGCGGCCGCAGGGCTTGTACCCGCACCCGGACATCGACCTGCGGAAGCTGCGCCGCCTCATCCTCGAGGCCAAGCTCGCGCCGTGCCACCCGGGCGCCGACGACCCGCGCGCCGACCTCGACGAGTGCCCCATCTGCTTCCTG TTCTACCCCAGCCTCAACCGCTCCAAGTGCTGCGCCAAGGGGATTTGCACGG AGTGCTTCCTCCAGATGAAGTCGCCCACCTCGTGCCGGCCGACACA ATGCCCGTACTGCAAAACACTGAATTATGCTGTAGAGTACCGTGGCATCAAGACCAAGGAAGAGAAGGGCATAGAGCAGCTT GAGGAGCAGAGGGTGATCGAGGCGCAGATCAGGATGCGGCAGCAGGAGCTCCAGGAAGATGCAGAGCGGATGAAGAACAAGCAGACCGCTGCTTCCGCTGATGCAGTACCAACTGCACAAGTTGAATCTTGTGTTACTGATGGCACAACGACACTAG TTGCAAGCAGTGCTCAAGGCAATGGTAGTGATGCTCTGTTGTCCCAAGTGCAGCACTCGGAGTTGCTATTGAGGAATTCCGAAGCCTTCAAACAGATGCG GGGCAATAATTTTGATATGGATCTTGAAGAAGTTATGCTTATGGAAGCAATTTGGCTCTCTGTACAA GATCAGGAAGCTTTGGGAAATCCAGGATGTGCCGGCGCGACTCCACCATCAATTCCTTCAAGACCTTATGATGGTTCTATGACAACGATGGCTGAAGCAGCTTCTTCCGGTGGATTGGCTTGTGCAGTCGCAGCTTTAGCTGAAAAACAGCATATGCACGGAGAGTCTTCTAGCACAACCACTTGCCAGAAAACAAGGTTTGACATCATCAGCAGATCAGACAGATCCTCTATGGAGGATCTGAGCATAGTTGGAAGCAGTTCTTCAGACTCCAGGGTTGAGGAACCATCAAGCAGCCGAACACACCGAACGATAGAGGGTACCGAGTATTCTAATGATCGGTGGTCAGAGATCGCTGAGGCTGGTACTAGTCATGCTGGATCTGATGTCAcagtggaggctgctgctgccaaTTCAGCAGCCTCAGTTGGATCTATCATTGCACCTGGCAGTGTTCCTGATAGCTTTGAGGAACAGATGATGCTGGCCATGGCTCTTTCGTTGGTCGACGCCCGTGCTAGGGCAAATTCTCCGGGCATAGCTTGGCGGTAG
- the LOC120669852 gene encoding E3 ubiquitin-protein ligase GW2-like isoform X2, with translation MGNRVGGRRRRPAVEERYTRPQGLYPHPDIDLRKLRRLILEAKLAPCHPGADDPRADLDECPICFLFYPSLNRSKCCAKGICTECFLQMKSPTSCRPTQCPYCKTLNYAVEYRGIKTKEEKGIEQLEEQRVIEAQIRMRQQELQEDAERMKNKQTAASADAVPTAQVESCVTDGTTTLVASSAQGNGSDALLSQVQHSELLLRNSEAFKQMRGNNFDMDLEEVMLMEAIWLSVQDQEALGNPGCAGATPPSIPSRPYDGSMTTMAEAASSGGLACAVAALAEKQHMHGESSSTTTCQKTRFDIISRSDRSSDSRVEEPSSSRTHRTIEGTEYSNDRWSEIAEAGTSHAGSDVTVEAAAANSAASVGSIIAPGSVPDSFEEQMMLAMALSLVDARARANSPGIAWR, from the exons ATGGGCAACCGGgtcggcgggaggcggcggcggccggcggtggaggagcggTACACGCGGCCGCAGGGCTTGTACCCGCACCCGGACATCGACCTGCGGAAGCTGCGCCGCCTCATCCTCGAGGCCAAGCTCGCGCCGTGCCACCCGGGCGCCGACGACCCGCGCGCCGACCTCGACGAGTGCCCCATCTGCTTCCTG TTCTACCCCAGCCTCAACCGCTCCAAGTGCTGCGCCAAGGGGATTTGCACGG AGTGCTTCCTCCAGATGAAGTCGCCCACCTCGTGCCGGCCGACACA ATGCCCGTACTGCAAAACACTGAATTATGCTGTAGAGTACCGTGGCATCAAGACCAAGGAAGAGAAGGGCATAGAGCAGCTT GAGGAGCAGAGGGTGATCGAGGCGCAGATCAGGATGCGGCAGCAGGAGCTCCAGGAAGATGCAGAGCGGATGAAGAACAAGCAGACCGCTGCTTCCGCTGATGCAGTACCAACTGCACAAGTTGAATCTTGTGTTACTGATGGCACAACGACACTAG TTGCAAGCAGTGCTCAAGGCAATGGTAGTGATGCTCTGTTGTCCCAAGTGCAGCACTCGGAGTTGCTATTGAGGAATTCCGAAGCCTTCAAACAGATGCG GGGCAATAATTTTGATATGGATCTTGAAGAAGTTATGCTTATGGAAGCAATTTGGCTCTCTGTACAA GATCAGGAAGCTTTGGGAAATCCAGGATGTGCCGGCGCGACTCCACCATCAATTCCTTCAAGACCTTATGATGGTTCTATGACAACGATGGCTGAAGCAGCTTCTTCCGGTGGATTGGCTTGTGCAGTCGCAGCTTTAGCTGAAAAACAGCATATGCACGGAGAGTCTTCTAGCACAACCACTTGCCAGAAAACAAGGTTTGACATCATCAGCAGATCAGACAGATCC TCAGACTCCAGGGTTGAGGAACCATCAAGCAGCCGAACACACCGAACGATAGAGGGTACCGAGTATTCTAATGATCGGTGGTCAGAGATCGCTGAGGCTGGTACTAGTCATGCTGGATCTGATGTCAcagtggaggctgctgctgccaaTTCAGCAGCCTCAGTTGGATCTATCATTGCACCTGGCAGTGTTCCTGATAGCTTTGAGGAACAGATGATGCTGGCCATGGCTCTTTCGTTGGTCGACGCCCGTGCTAGGGCAAATTCTCCGGGCATAGCTTGGCGGTAG